Genomic segment of Hydractinia symbiolongicarpus strain clone_291-10 chromosome 5, HSymV2.1, whole genome shotgun sequence:
TTCAGAAGTGAAAACGACACAAAGTAGTGGTAGAAAATGTATTCTTAAATAGTTTTGCAGTTATATTTGGGCGTATGGGTTGAGGTGCTAGGGCTTCGTTAGAAATTAAGTACTGAAATaaattactgacattgtaaCAGACAAGATAATTGACAAATTACCAACATTGTGACAGACAAGACAATTGACaaattactgacattgtaaCGGACAAGACAATGCGCACTACATGCCCTAGGCAACAGACTCTTGACTCTTGACACTACATGTCTATTATGGCGAGTGTTTATCATAACATTTGGCACAAAGGCTTCGTTTTTACTGCACCATATGGCTACTGGCTACTTAGACATTTTGACAACAGACTTATGACACCTGACACCCTACTATAGTGAGTGTTTATCACAAAAGTTGGCCCATAGGGTGTCTTTTAATTGCAccactggcttcttttagaCATTATGACAACTAGCTCATGGCACTACATGTCTATTATGTGGAAGTTTTTATCGTAATAATTGGCCCGCAGGCTTTTTTTTCCTGCAGCATATGGCTTCTTTTGCCATTGTGACAACCAACTTTTGACAGTATATACATGAAAATTAATGACAATTAAAcgtttgtctcattataacagacTGACATGAACTGACACGCTTTACACACAATATATACTTTCTTAACCCTATCACTGTAAAGAACATACAGCTCTAAGCTTAAACAGAATAACACAAAAAGCCCAGCACCCCTACCAGAATTAGTTGAATTTCAAGAAAGAAAATGGCATAGAGATGGTTAGTTCTGCCTCTGATTTAAAACCTTGGTGAGGTCTATCAGCCAAAGGAAATGTACCCCCTCTGCAAGGAAGCTTTAAAGCTAAATCAAACATCGACTATCGGACCGCGCCGCGACAAACCACGCATCCAGTCACCATCCACATCAATGAAAATTTATGAATTGTGTCAAGTTGTTCTTGTCCTCATTCCATCACCATTGTCGTATTTACGTGTCAATAAAAACGTGAGAGATAACGTCTGAACTGGTCAAGAGCAAGACGCTTACTGTGTTCTACTCCATATTTATACCCCCCTGCTTGTTGTATGGACCTATGACCTTAATTAACAAGCTTAAGGCAGTCTATTTTTTTGGTTAAAGTAATATAGTGTTGACTGTTAGTCATAGGTCACCAACACATTTGTAATAGTAATATAGTGTTGACTGTTAGTCATAGGTCACCAACAcatttgtaaaattaataatgCAGAACAACAAAAACACTAGTGAACCAGCTTAGCCTTTAGGAGTTAATGGAGACACAGCTTTCCTTCTGTAACCCCAATTATAACATGTGATAAACTTAGCACCATTTACTAGTCCAAGCCTGCAATGATagaatataaatgtgatattctTAAATTCTACATGTTTATTGCaaactatatatataatgcTGTAAAATCTTCAAAGTAGCAAAGTTTTTCAACAATATGGTCATCTCAGTGTCCTAAAAAAGGGATGAATAAAACATAGCATGAATTATTCCAAAATagctaaattaattttttttccaagaaTGGAAACCCCAATCTTTTTGCAGTTTTCcttttaaagattgtatatatatatatatatatatatatatatatatatatatatatatatatatatatatatatatatatatatatatatatatatatatatatatatatatatatatatatatatatatatatatatatatatatatatatatatatatatatatatatatatatatatatatatatatatatatatatatatatatatatatatatatatatatatatatatatatatatatatatatatatatatatatatatatatatatatatatatatatatatatatatatatatatatatatatatatatatatatatatatatatatatatatatatatatatatatatatatatatatatatatatatatatatatatatatatatatatatttgtttctGTAAAAGTTTAGAAATCATTTGGAGATCTGTGAGACTATATAATTTTTACCCAATCAGAAAAATGTCTTTATGACTTGTAGCAAATTCACCCTgtctaattcaatttattttacaTTGGCGAAAAAACTGCGATGCGAAAGCCATTCACCTGTTTCATGTTGGCAATACTGTGTTTCATGTTGGCAGACTTCGCACTCCTATACACAAACAACATTTaaattaacagaaaaaaataagagTATATCATTTTAAAGTCTAAGTTACTAAGTCTAAGTTATACATTCAATCTAAAAACCATGTTGTCAAATTTCCTGATGTGAAACAAGTTTTAATTGGGCATTTGCAGCAGTTGGTCAGGAATTACAAATGCTATAATATTTAACAAACATAATCTGTAATTAGTTTAAGAAATTATTGATTAACTAACAGGAtctgaaaaatctttttaattcaTTCCAAGGTACAAATtgttataagaaaatttttatttattactgGATCTATGTGGTGGCATGcaccttattttttttaatagatgCTTATATTTTCAATAGATGTTTACTGTAATACTGTATGACAATTTCTTTAAAAGCTATCAAAGAATAAGAACAAAGGAAATGACAGAAAAGAATGAACTGGATTCCTTTTTAAAGAAGGTAGACGATATAGGTAAGAATTTATTAGCTTTCATCCATTCTTAGACttcattatcaaaattttttgataggAACTATTTTCTAATAAGACagaaaataagtaaatatatacaactttcggtaattttttaaaaataaataaaatttgaaatataaatttttaaaatacatacaGCTGTAAACTTCTGTTCTAGATTAGGAAACTATACGCATAATGTTAATAATAAATACAGTGCATGTTAATGCCATATATTTATTCTCAAAATGTTATTTTCACCTACTTTGTTTTATACCAAAATGATTTAACCCTTTAAAGTCAAAGTTAAAATGGTATTATGCCTATAAAATCTTTGCCTTTGAAATAATAGGTCTTTTAACTTGCTTGTGTTTAAACAAAAActcttttattttactttttttaaggaAACATTTGTACTTTACCAGGCCTATCGCCCAATtctaagaaatgagaaactagcttggccattaattgctcccacaattccaaaaaagtttttctggctgagcaatatcactTTATCttgcatgaaaaaaatgttccctttcttattatttacagtaaaaaagaatcaatatatataaaaaatagatataataaaatagatataaagactttttataataaaatgcttttataaacttattctatttattcagattgctcgcccagtttaAGTTATTGAAACCTAGAGAGAGCGATTTATTACTAggctgttattttcttattgataggtgTGTAAACCAATGTTTACACTTAAGCTTTACTAGTTTGTTCACCATGAAAATTGCCAAAATTTGTTATGGTGAATAAGCGatatatataaatgaaaaaaatactgtgaaaataaacaatttgccTGATAAACTTACCTATTTAAACAATGACTATATAAATaactttattatcatttttttctaaGCAAGTGAGCAATGTTTAGGGCGAAgtgcaaaaaataattgtttataaAGGAAAAAAGTGTACTGATATATGCtcttacaaataaaaaacaatggtATACTAATACTATAAACCATCCaggttgtgtgtgtgtgttccATGTTTCTATTTAAGCTGGAGTATAAGAAAAATGGGAAAATTACATATAAAATTTGTTTAGCCTAAGAAATTGATATGTTGTTACCACAGCAATAGAAGCTTTTGATCTTGACATTTACTTCATAAGGCctgaaaaaattgtttagcCTAAGAAACCAGAGTGTTGACACCACAGAGATAGCTTTTCATCAAGACATCCTAAAGATGTCATGTTATCAGATTCCTTTAATAATATGCTTTGTTAGGTCCGGCCTAAATCCTTACAAgctttgtaaaatttttagtaAAAGAATGATCTTTCATTTTTTCGTTACTTTGTTTTCAGGATCCTTGATTACTGACCTGAGCAATGTAAATGTTGACTTAGATGAATCGATTAAAAAAGCTGACACTTATTTGGAAAATACGAACAGTGTTAAGAATGATTGTTTTGACAGAAGTGTGATCAACAAAATTGATGATACTCAACAAGTAAGTAATTGTATTCTTGTTATATGTAATATTATTGCTTTTCAGTACTGAGGTACTTATCTGAAAGTTAGAGCAACGAGCGTAGGGGACTTTTGTTGAGTAGTAGGTGTCGTTAACAACATAGAAATACCGTAGTAGTAGTTTTTTGCCACTAATACTAGGTTGGTAAACCTGATAAAgcatttttgaattttaatgaaatttttgtGATAAGTTTAGTTTCTGAACTGGGTAGCAGACCATGTTTTATTGAAGATTAGCTGAAATGTGGCAATTTCGCTTAAGCACTAACCTGGTGCATGCTTTATAATTGCTGCCCCATAAGGCAGCAGCAGTCAAGTTGAAGCCTATTACGGCAGAGAAAATCTCACATGTTGATTTAGTTCCCATGCTTCCTTATTTAAAACATCAGACTGTTGAAAACATCACAACCTATTTGAggaaatttttttcatattgattttttcaaaactaactgTGCATACTATAGCTGTATGGTttaagtttataattttttaatgctGGAACAACAATCAAGATTTACTACTGATTCCTtctgaataaaaacaaaatgttaaaaaaggttttatgccaaagaaaatattaattttctttttaatgaaaaatttaagaagAGTGCAGATTTGTATTTCACCACAATAATCTGTTGTGATCAAGTCGTGCTCAGTTATTTAACCTTTCTTTTTAGAATTTCAATACACACTCGATGAGCACAGGTTTGAAATTTTCTCTTCTTAAAAATTACAGTAAGTACTAGTAATTTCattttaaaggagaactaatgAATAATTAATGAAAGAATTATTACATATCTGGTTTATATGTATTTCGTTTATTCTTGACATCACACATTGTTTAGCAGAGGATGGCTCGCTAAGAATTTGCTAAAGTTTTTCTCCTTTCCGCCGTCCTCTAAATGTTTTTTACGAAATGATTAAATACGAATATTACTATTTTGTTTTGATGATTATAGCAAAGAAATGagaaatttaaacaaattttataattgttatttttttggtttttaaaaaaggaaaactcATCTTTATAGAGGATTTCATGAAAGATATTGAAAATGATGCAAAGGAGAGAACTGAACGGAAAAAGCAGAATAAGGAAAAAGCAACTGTTTTGAAAGAAAAGGGGAATgtgtattttaaagaaaaacactACAAAGAAGCTATTGACTGTTACACTATTGCGATTAACTTAATTTCTGATGAAGTCATATTTTATTCAAACAGAGCTCAGGTACTATTTTATAGTTATAAAATCTCTTAGAGCGTAGTATAGTCATCCTTGTTCAGTACTCCTACTATCTACTTAAAATTAATATATGGGTTGGAATACGTGGTTTGTATGTTTTATAGACTAGCAATTTTTTACCAGTTTTAATACTATGCCACGACTCCCTCTAATATCTTCACACTCAGTATCTAATAAGCTGTAATAACAATCTGACCAGATATGTTAGAGATTTTTTCCCTTTAACAATTATTGACAAATTTGCACGTTGGTGTCAAAAATAACACATATAATAATGAACATCATGTGTACTTATATATTGAACTGTATGTTTTAGGCTTACATTAAAATGAAGAAATACGAACTAGCCTTAAAAGATTGTGAAATTGCCTTAAAAGTAAGTATGGAGCAGAAAATTACAAAAGAAGTAATCTAAAAATGCATTTATATAGGCGTTGGTGTGACGTTTTGTCAACAGACAAAATTGACCCCCTTTTAAATGGTGAGCGAAAATGCTGCTTcaaactatttatttttttattatcctaATTAATGTttactttaaattaatttactgAGCTGTGAATCCTTTTTAGATAGACAAAACCTTCACAAAGATATATGTGCATAAAGGAAGAGCATTAACAGGACTTAATAAGTTTGAAGAGGTAAATATATGTTTctcttgaaaaacattttttcctagacactgcaaaaaaattgtatatagttTGGCTGGATTATTTATTTTAGGCCAAATCTGTTTTTAATGAAGCTTTAAAGATTGATAAAAAGCAGAGCAAGCTACTTCAAGGTATTTACGTTCTTGGTATAACAAAATAATCAATATTAAACTGATAGGCTAGTGTAGGCAAAACATTATATTTGTTGTTTCACAAATAAACAGGAAAACGACAAAGGCAACAATCTCCTTCATGAACAGACAGGATCAACTATGTGCACTTTAAATTAGTGTATTTTTACCAGTGTGTTGCATGTGGGTCAATGTCATTGTGTTCGAATttgtatattttgtttgttttgaaagatGCAGATGATGGAGTGCCTCTTTTCTGTTTCAGAATATCTATGTGATGTGGAAAAAGCAGAGGAAATGGCTTTTAAAGTAGAAAAGGTTTGTTGCCACTGTTGGGCATCTTTCATatgaaaaatctaaaatttattgTGTTAAAAACCTTTAGCCTGTTGAAGTACTTACTGATGCTGTCATAAATACTAACTAAGAATttttcatattgaagaagaactactttgttcatcactaatatactgcccagaactgggagccgcaaacgaacccactacactacgtgcggcaatatgttagtgaagaactcagatagtttatccggatggtgtgtatacatataggtgagtatttatcatagcaaagtagttcttcttcaatatgacttacacgcattatgcTCGCCCGTCATGATAAGAAGTCTGAtcagggtgaagcattctctgatgagaatgaaatacggatgtgctatgataaatactcACCTATATGTAAGAATTTTTCCTCTGTAGGTGAACAACATGATGAAAATTGGAAATACAAAAATGAATCAAATAATTGATTTTGTTAGTAGACTAAGGAAGGGGGATTCATACAACATAAATGATACACTGACTAAACTCAATGCGCTTATCGTAGATGGTATgaactttttctctttttatttgCCAGTTTTTTAAAGAACTGCTCTGTTCTTTTAGGTTGTAAAAACTGGATTTAAGTCAAAATATTGCTGCTGCGCAACAATATTTGGACAAAGTCTTaaatttagcagctgggggtCCTGGGGGCGCTGTAAGCTCCCCCTCCCAGGTGGGGTCAGAATCTTTCACTAATTTAAGCTTcgcgggtacaaaaatcgccgaaaattgtctaccgatttatctagttattaataaaattgacgaaaagaaacggtaagctataagaaaatctccaagaacattttttataagaatcaactcTCCGTCCTACACGTCTTATTTAAGATAGATAAAGGCACTAAAATTAccagggattaactacaataaagtgaaacaattctgaatatatttcattatttatttatttataaactcttgctgtttctgccaatatcaggcttcatcagcatgactaggtgaatcaaatgatcacaccagccatggacagcaaaataaaatacaatcataacaaaaacaataagaatatggaaagatcaggataatgaagatgaaatgtgCATACACGTGATATGATACATACACCTCAATCCATGTATTtattcagatatatttgtttattcatagggctaaactcaagtttctTTGGAACtttaagaagaattaagaagggcaattttctgcttttttgcatgctgaaataggaaaatgcgaCTTTCGTTTAAGAAGGTTGCAACCTGGAACAaggcttgaagtctacaccaataccttcataacaaaataaaatttttaactgatctcCATCAGCTAAAATAGATGGGCATggcaatatacactgtgtaaagagaGTTTGAAACCGTAAAAAGCCGAACTGGGGGTAAAAcgtattaatttttctctttattactgttgacaaggcaagtattgatagaaaaggagACCACGTCTGGGGGTACAGATGTTGATTGCTTCGgctttaactgcctcctcaggagaaagagtcatatcacaaacaatatgggaaagggaaaatctgaataaacttttttcagatataaaaatatttgccttttggtttttaaaagcaattgaaaacaaggatgcTTGGAATAAAAagaaggatgcaagaaaagttctatggatgtcaaggttctcaaaatatcaacaagagaattatcacctaccaataccaacgatgctgagctgtataatacattttaccatgacctttcactcaacaaactttgtttcctaatagccattcgaagagttgtttattttcttcaccaaccttacttatccagatgtcaagttcttgcttctaataccaacacaaatattaattgagaaagaactcctccacaatgctgaaaattctgttcaaagctcatattacaaaaacaattagccagctggctagctatagctaattagctaaatctttttctttttgttcttgATAGTCTGTTGTAAAAAGCTCTCCCAcaactagcttttcgtagcGAATATACTGAAAACCCTTAAATACatgcaaggtgtgttggagagtaaaaaacatacttctcaccttaaagcaataattcctttatcttcacacctcgcctcagatGGAATGTATATATACCTGaattccgatgaagacttttaccaaccaagggataaatatccccagacaacaaaaatgtcCGAGAATAAGcactttctaaaagttctttttggatTTTACGAATAGATTCAacattatcacactttaaatcagtaagcacccgcgccaACATGTCCGCAGTAGCTATGATAGTACGGAAagaatccaagccaaaaggcgtgagtctttgactaatcctgacggatgggagttaaaactatagcctaacaggttataagtaaccacgcagtacggaacctaaatttcctacgccggctgcgggccacatattgttggactacgcatagagtgtgaacattacgtcacgattttgacgtcacatgccccttaggtgagatggggagggttgcgggccatagctatttgatttttgactaactgagtgactgattagtcaaaatgaatcagtcaaaatcgCTAAGCTATAATTTTCAACCCTCTCAGcctatatggtagcgacgtcacaactttgacgtcaacatcgccATAGGCAAaatggagagggctgtgaaccatggcttttcgccgtaaataaattacaatGTGATTTTTTAACGCGCTCCGTCTGCAACACCTGGATTGTCGACATTattcgcttggctaacatttttcttcaaatttacacttagtcacgcgacttatctgacaaACTCTGGATCCGCGCCTGTATAAgttaatgttttattatatttgttAGGTAACGTTGTGGTTAAAAgagtttatttattgttttctttagaTGAACATCGTTGCTGCTTTCGGGTATTAAATGGTTTTAATATGTTCAGTGAGAATCCAAAACTAAACAGGTTATTTTCTGATCAATTTCTGAATCCATATTTCGTATATAAAACAGGAAAAGCATATGTGGATATTGCGTCAATGATGTCTCAAAGGAATATTctaaaaatgctgttttggaTGTAATGCTTCTATGGTTAAATtgaataaattataaatttccAGTAACAGTTGTTTCAATTGAGAATTTTGTGCTGGAAATTTacctttagctagctaacagtttTTTATGTCTTAGACAGCTGCAGATGGACTCAGAAGACTTTGAGCTGATCACGTGCATCATTGCTTTACTTTCCAATGTAGCTGCTGGCAATGGTATGAATGGAGTGTGAGAATGTTACTTTTGCTTAAAAATGTCCTTGTATTGCAGACGCGTCTGTGTCTGTGTTGTGTGTATATGTTTGTGTGAGCACACAATATGTTCGTATACAATTTTCTATTtccttaattattttaatttcttagAGGAAAATTCTATCTTGGTTTGTAATGTGCTTGGTATTTCGCATGCCGCTGTGAAATGTTTAGATGTAGAAAACACGTTAGAATCTAAATTTGAATCAATACAAATGTTTTATCGCCTATCTCAATTCAACAAATCAAGAGAAATGGTCGTAAAAGATGCAAATATGGAAATGTAAGGAATTTATCGATTATCGTTTATATTGCTTACAAATAGATGTgtgcaaagaaaattaaattgtttttagtttttatacgTAACACTTCCATCGCTTTTATTCTAGTTTAAGGGAACTCCTGATTTTTTAAGTCCAGCCTGAATGGGGGTTCAGAATGCTGAAGTCAGCAATAACGATTGTTTGCTTTTAAATCTAGTACGATCTAAATATAAACTGAGCCTATAAACCTTAAATGTAAGTGGTATGTTCCAAGAATGTATCTAATATGGAAAGAGCGTTAATGGTTGCTTTTAAATCTAGCAGATCTTAAATGTGAGTATTTGTTTTCAAGTATGTATCCAACATGGAAGGAGTTAAAGGATTGCTTGATAGTCTAGGAGTTTACCAGAAATTAAAGCTTTTTCTAAGTACTTTGGAGCTGACTTACTGTTTTTGTAGACTCCTGCAACAGTCCTTATATTTGATATCGCGTGGTGGTGATATGGCAATTGTTACTATGGGGATGGTAAACAATCTAAGCTTAGACAACAAGTAATGTATTTGTTGAAAATGTGTTTGTTAACGTTTTTAGTTTGATTAATTTGGAATATGACTTTCACTTGAGAACTCGGGTTAAGACGAAGTTTATACTtctgattttaaaataaaactcttaAAATCAGTAAAACTATATAATTTTAAATGTAGCCATTATTGTAGCATTGCAACGTGAACTTGTATAATTTCGATTCTGaagttcatttttttcatttgcagggTCCTAAAACGCCAATAACTGAACATTTAGGTCAAGTTTGATCATTCAAATGCTGTAATAAATCGATTATTGATTACCTCTCTTTGATTGTCTCTTAGTTTCACCAAAAGATTTGAAGAGAAGTTATCAAAAGATTTTATTCCTGGGATTTTAAAAATGATGGTACGAGTTTAAGAAAAGTATATATTGAACAAATAGTTTGTATATTTATACTAGCTGTATTTACTTCACCCCAAATATGAGAACAAATTCATTGTGAAATGGTATTATTTCAGTTCCGTTATTTCTATGTTTTACTGCAAATTAGTGCTCAAGttgaactttttttactttatttaggAGTTGCTTTCTTTACCGTATGATGATGAACCTAATACAATAACATTTCTTCCTGTTATGTCGAGCAGTATATCAACAGTTGCAAATCTGTTTCGAAAGAAGGAGTTGCGAAAGATGGCATCAACTGATGATAAATTCTGGATTACTTCATGTAAACTTCTGGTATGTGAAAGTACTTTTTTCATAAAGTGCATCGAaacagccccccccccccctactcTTTTGCTAATGTAAAGCTTCAAAGCTCTTTTATCGAAGGACCAATAAAAACATTCATAAAAGGCTGGTTTTTCTTGGACTCATACTACTAAAAATTTCCCTTAGCGTTTTCAGGAAGAATTTGCCATATTTTACTTTGGTTCATTGTCAATCAAGAAAAAGTTGTTTTATGTATTTTGTATCCGATTTTTTAGTTCCGTTTTTAAAAGaccattttattttttccgTTTCcgtaagaaatttatttatagagaaaaaaaatggaataaaaaaacaataaaaaaaaattcgagtAGATTTGCTACATGGAAAATACACTATGCAATAGGTATCGATACAAAATGGTTTCATTGCGGATAAGTTGCATGTGTACACCGTTTTTTATTACAACCAATATCGGAGATATTGCCTTGTAAAATTTtgcttatttaatttcttttttttctaatggACAGTTCTATTAGTAGTGAAGTGCCCAAAGCGCTGCCAATtgggaattttatttttatttaatactttttctgtttttaacaataaatccGCAATCAGCTCTCTCGATTTATTTCATGTAGATGAAGTATATGGAACATTTGGAAGTAGAAAACAAATGCGATATAGTGTTGTCAACGTTGGGTATGTTGATGAATTTGTCAGCTGATAAAGTTACTTTGAACGAGGTTAGTGCTTTGTACACGCCAATGCTTTAGATGTTCAACTTTTTACTATTATGCCTTGttcgtttttattaaaaacaaattccAACAATTATAATAACCCTTTTGCCACGTGCGCCTAATATTTTGGTATTATTGCAACATCACGAGAAATGCCAAGCGAATATTAGTAGCAGTGGAGTTTTTCTTAATAAAGCAATAAGGCATATCACTCTTCTGCGTTAAATTTTCCACCTGAAACTACACgtgaaaaaacaattataacaatttttagtatagctatgtttttttctcttttaggcTACCATTGCTGATTGGATAACTTTATTTTCTAGTATTTTCAGCTGTTGTAGGGCAGATATAGTGGAGGTATTATGTTGATTAAGT
This window contains:
- the LOC130644679 gene encoding tetratricopeptide repeat protein 12-like isoform X3 encodes the protein MFTVILYDNFFKSYQRIRTKEMTEKNELDSFLKKVDDIGSLITDLSNVNVDLDESIKKADTYLENTNSVKNDCFDRSVINKIDDTQQNFNTHSMSTEDFMKDIENDAKERTERKKQNKEKATVLKEKGNVYFKEKHYKEAIDCYTIAINLISDEVIFYSNRAQAYIKMKKYELALKDCEIALKIDKTFTKIYVHKGRALTGLNKFEEAKSVFNEALKIDKKQSKLLQEYLCDVEKAEEMAFKVEKVNNMMKIGNTKMNQIIDFVSRLRKGDSYNINDTLTKLNALIVDDEHRCCFRVLNGFNMFSENPKLNRQLQMDSEDFELITCIIALLSNVAAGNEENSILVCNVLGISHAAVKCLDVENTLESKFESIQMFYRLSQFNKSREMVVKDANMEILLQQSLYLISRGGDMAIVTMGMVNNLSLDNNFTKRFEEKLSKDFIPGILKMMELLSLPYDDEPNTITFLPVMSSSISTVANLFRKKELRKMASTDDKFWITSCKLLMKYMEHLEVENKCDIVLSTLGMLMNLSADKVTLNEATIADWITLFSSIFSCCRADIVERGCGVLNHILGHNQGMLKIIVNRRVYLEFFSILKGDNANAKKYIIKCLALCTDTYDAVLRDLYKENVLQSLLKMLESTEQMVVGNTALCLTHCSRNEDIVTDLIQSNLIKILLSLSTNEKFSKQVRHNCARAVGKFTLADSRYLQQVRDLHGLEILHEVMKENKLI
- the LOC130644679 gene encoding tetratricopeptide repeat protein 12-like isoform X2; the protein is MSCYQIPLIICFVRSGLNPYKLCKIFSKRMIFHFFVTLFSGSLITDLSNVNVDLDESIKKADTYLENTNSVKNDCFDRSVINKIDDTQQNFNTHSMSTEDFMKDIENDAKERTERKKQNKEKATVLKEKGNVYFKEKHYKEAIDCYTIAINLISDEVIFYSNRAQAYIKMKKYELALKDCEIALKIDKTFTKIYVHKGRALTGLNKFEEAKSVFNEALKIDKKQSKLLQEYLCDVEKAEEMAFKVEKVNNMMKIGNTKMNQIIDFVSRLRKGDSYNINDTLTKLNALIVDDEHRCCFRVLNGFNMFSENPKLNRQLQMDSEDFELITCIIALLSNVAAGNEENSILVCNVLGISHAAVKCLDVENTLESKFESIQMFYRLSQFNKSREMVVKDANMEILLQQSLYLISRGGDMAIVTMGMVNNLSLDNNFTKRFEEKLSKDFIPGILKMMELLSLPYDDEPNTITFLPVMSSSISTVANLFRKKELRKMASTDDKFWITSCKLLMKYMEHLEVENKCDIVLSTLGMLMNLSADKVTLNEATIADWITLFSSIFSCCRADIVERGCGVLNHILGHNQGMLKIIVNRRVYLEFFSILKGDNANAKKYIIKCLALCTDTYDAVLRDLYKENVLQSLLKMLESTEQMVVGNTALCLTHCSRNDIVTDLIQSNLIKILLSLSTNEKFSKQVRHNCARAVGKFTLADSRYLQQVRDLHGLEILHEVMKENKLI
- the LOC130644679 gene encoding tetratricopeptide repeat protein 12-like isoform X1 — translated: MSCYQIPLIICFVRSGLNPYKLCKIFSKRMIFHFFVTLFSGSLITDLSNVNVDLDESIKKADTYLENTNSVKNDCFDRSVINKIDDTQQNFNTHSMSTEDFMKDIENDAKERTERKKQNKEKATVLKEKGNVYFKEKHYKEAIDCYTIAINLISDEVIFYSNRAQAYIKMKKYELALKDCEIALKIDKTFTKIYVHKGRALTGLNKFEEAKSVFNEALKIDKKQSKLLQEYLCDVEKAEEMAFKVEKVNNMMKIGNTKMNQIIDFVSRLRKGDSYNINDTLTKLNALIVDDEHRCCFRVLNGFNMFSENPKLNRQLQMDSEDFELITCIIALLSNVAAGNEENSILVCNVLGISHAAVKCLDVENTLESKFESIQMFYRLSQFNKSREMVVKDANMEILLQQSLYLISRGGDMAIVTMGMVNNLSLDNNFTKRFEEKLSKDFIPGILKMMELLSLPYDDEPNTITFLPVMSSSISTVANLFRKKELRKMASTDDKFWITSCKLLMKYMEHLEVENKCDIVLSTLGMLMNLSADKVTLNEATIADWITLFSSIFSCCRADIVERGCGVLNHILGHNQGMLKIIVNRRVYLEFFSILKGDNANAKKYIIKCLALCTDTYDAVLRDLYKENVLQSLLKMLESTEQMVVGNTALCLTHCSRNEDIVTDLIQSNLIKILLSLSTNEKFSKQVRHNCARAVGKFTLADSRYLQQVRDLHGLEILHEVMKENKLI